The DNA window CTGGTTAAAACAGTTTTCATCGATGAAATTTTGTCCTGTAACCTTCATAAGCATGGCAACCGGATTTCCGCATATCGTCAAGTTATCTCCTACTTGTAATAACTTTCCTAATTTCAGCCTTTTCTTGAATTCACTTATTCTTTTATCTTTTTTACATTTAAAATACTCCATAAATCGAAATTCGTCGTTCCACCGGTACAAGGCGCCCAATACGTTATAGATGCTGTATTTTGCAGTACCTTCCATTTCCAGATAATCAACAAAAAAATCATCGTCGAGTTTAAGCCTGTTACAAAACTCCGTACTTACTTCCGCAATTTTTCTAAGGACATTTTCATCCTTTGTCAGTAATGTATTGTTTATCTGAAAGGAAACTCTCTGTAATCTTCCATATTTACTGCTGTGTCCCGTTTTTACAACACCAAACAGTTCTCCATCTTTTTTCATAAACTTTTCATAATAGCGGAAAGCCTCAGCGGCATCCCCCGTTTTGCTCATCAGATCGATAAATTTGAACCATTTCAAGGAGTTCTCTGTTATAATTACCTTAATATCTGTTATTTTTATCTTGCGTCCCAACATGTCCGTCGCACATGCAGTATCGTAACCGCGGCCGTAGTAGTCTCTAAAATATTCCTGGACATTTCCTCTAAAAAGGCACGATTTAAAGAAATGGCTTCTACAGTAAATAAAACCGTTTTTATCATCAGGAAAAATAGATTCATCTATCAATCCCATTCCGTCCCACAAAATATTCGTCATTTCTGTTTGTTCGTTATCCCTTTCAACATAACACTCATTTTTGTAATGCGGTATGGCTTGTACGGGACATTGTCCGATGGGGATTCCATGCTCTGCAAGAGCGCGGTCCGTCTGTTTTATCATAGTCAAATTTGGATTCTTTTTAGCCTTTTTGCTATAAAATGTATAACCCAGGAGATTAATATCATTTTCAAAGGCGGTATAATCTTTTTTATATTTTATACGCTCTGTTTCTCTTATTTTAACTGATACTGCCTTCTTTTGTACCGAGACCTCCTGATCTTCAACTACAAAAATGTTTTCTAAAGGAATGTGTATAAAATCAATTGCTGTGGCGGTAATTAACGGCGCATAGGCTGACATTTCAACAATCTTTGCGCCTTTTTTATCCGGCATTTTATTCCATAACCCCATGGTAATATAGTTTAACGTCTTTGTATACAATTCATCTCTGATAAAAATGCACTGTCCCTCTTTCGCTTTGCCCGGATTTCTCATAAGCATACGATATAACACGAATAATTCCTCCGCATTTCTGCCCGTCTCAGAATGATAAGTAATCCAGGGAATCATTGCTCCATTTTGGTAATAATGTGCTCTTAACTCCTGTGCCGTTTTCGCGGATTTTATTTTATCCGGATCTGAAGCATCCATGTCGACTCCCCAATCAAATTTCATTACAACAAAATCCCGGCTAAATCCTTTCTTATTTACAGTTACACCATGTTTGAAAACAAACCGGGAAAATAAACTGCTGTTTATCACCGCATTTCCAAAATCAATATAAGGTTCTTTATACTCTAATATATAGTTATCATTTTCTTTTTTCCTTTTTGCAGGAAATTTATATCCATTGTTATATCGGTATAAACTTGCCGCCTGAACACTTTTTATACGGATTGCACCATTCTCTTTTCTTTGCACTTTGATAATTGTCCTCCTGTTTTTATCTATATTACTTATTTCTCCATTCAAAAAGGATTTCTTGTAAAATAAGCAAGGAGTCAATTACAATACAAAAAAACCACCCCTCAAAGAGAAGTGGCCAGCTTGTCGACAAACTATATTTTCCTTATATCAGGAGTTTGAGGGTGTAACCCTCATTTCAAATCACGTAGGTGGAATTCAGTTCCGCCGTAGTGCTGAACTGCCGATTTCTAGGGGCTTTAGCCCTTGCGCGAGGAAATCGGCAGTTCTTCCTTTGGTGACTAGAATTTATGGCGTTATGCCATAAATTCTACGGAGTGGCGACTTTGTCGACACTCTGACCACCCCTCAAAGAGAAGTGGTTGGTTAAATATTATTTGTTCATCAACCTAACGGCTCATGTATCTTTATGTCTATCTTCCGCATGGTACGGTATGAACCACATGTTCCGGCTCTTTCCCATCCGCAAAATCAACAATATCCTTCACCAGCATCGGAATAATCGTTTCCCCTATATCGGCCGTGCCTCCGCCCACATGGGGAGTAACCACAATATTGGGGTTTTCAAGCAGTTCATGTCCCTGGGGCAGGGGTTCCTGCTCTACGCAGTCCAGTCCGGCTCCCTTAAGTTTCCCGCATGCGACGGCCGCGGCAAGAGCGTGGTCGTCCACCAGGCCGCCCCTGGCGGCATTGATCAGGATCGCCCCGTCCTTCATCCGGGCAATCTCCTCTCCGCCTATCATGTGGTGGTTACTGTCCGTCAGAGGAATATGGAGGCTTATAATATCGGACGTCTTAAGCAGAGTATCAAAGGAAACACATTTCATCCGGTACTCTTCTTCCATCTCTGGGGAGAGACGGAAGGTATCAAAATACTGCACCTCTGCTCCAAAACTCTGTACCCTTTTCGCCACCTGGCGGCCGATATTGCCGCCGCCCACAATCCCCACCAGCTTATGATTCAGGGAAACGGAATCATTGATAAATGTATTCTTGCTCCAGCTTCCTCTGCCCAGACTTTCCGTATGGCACAGTAATTTTCTGCCCACGGCCAGCATCATCAGGACGCTCAGCTCCGCTACGGCCGCCGCATTTGCTCCCGGCGTGTTTGTGACGAGCACTCCATGCTCTGTCGCCGCCCCGGTGTCCACCGAATCGTAGCCGGCTCCCCAGCGCATAATCATTTTTAAATTTTTATTTCTTTCAATGACCTCTCTCGGAGCTTTAAAAACGCGCAGTATCATAATTTCCGCGTCTGTCATTGTTTTGTAGGCTTCCTCCGTATCTACCCGGACTACCTCAAACCGTTCCTCCGGGAGGGCCTTACGGACCGCCTCATATGTATTTGTGGGATAGTTTCCCGCAAGAACTACCTTTATCATATCATTCTCCTGTTCCATATACTTCCATCCTATTTTCCAGTTATCTCATATCCTGTTTCAGCGTATCGGCAATCTCTGCTATGAGAGCTTCCGACGGTTTCTTTTTATCAATTGCGGACACCTTTACAATCAACTGGTACAGATTCACCTGTTTTTCCTCCGCCACTTTCCTGAACAGCTTTATAAAGCTGGAATGGCAGCCCGAAAATCCGAGGGTGAGATCCAGAGGCGTTACAGGATTGTGGTAATTATACGGCTCCATGGCAGGCTGCAGGCGCTTTTCAATAAAATCCAGCATTCCATAGAGATCAATTTCTTCCATTTGTCCACACCGCTGCATCATCGCCGTGCAAATCTCCGTAGCGAGATTTCCGGCGCTTCTCGCCATTCCCATCAGACCGCAGTCCAATATTGCCGCTCCGTTCTGGTAAGCCGCCATTGCATTCGCCGCCGAAAGTCCCAGATTGTTGTGGCCGTGAAACGCCACAGGAATTGATACGGCGTCTGCCAGCTTTTCCGTATAAACGGCCACCTCATCCGGCAGCATCGTACCGGCGGAATCCATAATCGTAATCTCGTCCAGACCTGCCGCCTCCAGCTTTTTGCCCTCTTCCGCTAGCTCTGTGGGGTTTAAAAGGTATGCTTTCATGGAAGAATAGAACGCTTTTAAATTATTTTTCTTAATATCTTTTATTGCCTGGAGGGAAATATCGGCATCTCCTGCATCCGCTCCGACCCGCAGAAAAGAAAGTCCTTTTTCCGCTGCCAGTACCACGTTCTTTTCACGGTAGCGGTTGGCATTTAAAAACATGCCCAGTTCCGAAGAGCGCCCTTTATATTTTTCCGCAATGTCCAGATATTCCTGATCCGTCAATGCATCCGTAAACCCGGCTACCTCATAGGCTCCGATTCCTCCGGTGTTCCCAAATTCGATAATCGGAACATGACAGGCCGTCAGGCCGTCCAGAACCATGTCTGTTATTTCTGCTGAAAACCCTTTTCCCACCACATTTGCCCCATCTCTGAGCGTACAGTCCATTAATTTAATCTTCATTTTAAACCTCCCTGAATATGATCACTGAATATGACTACTGAATACAATTTCTGAATACATTTTATAAACAATTTCTGAATACATTTTCTGAATATAATTTCTGAATTAATCCAAATTCCTTTTTTCCCGTCTCCTTAAATCCGTCTCCTCTTTTTGTCAAACAGGATAATTCCTACAACGGCAAATCCAATCATAAGCGCTGCTCCCACGCCCATGGTCAGGGAGATTCCGGTCATTAACCAGACCGGGGCAAAACCTACAAAGGAATCCTTCCAGCAGGTCAGGGTCGCATAAACGCCATGGGTGTCTCCCGCCGAGGAACAGGAATCCGGATCCACGGCCCGCACCAGCGCCAGACCGGTGGAAGTGTTGCCGGTCGCGGCTCCGAATGCCATCATTGCTTTTTCAAACCACTCATGCTTGCAGAACCTGTTTGCCGTGATGAGAATAATCGGAACGGTCAGGAGGCAAAGAGTAAGGTTGCGGCGGCAGCGCTTGCCGTCCCATGGCCGCCATGAAAGGAAAACACTCCCATAATTCCCCAGCCCTTCGGCAATCCGGGCCATATTTTAGACAGCAGGTATCCCAGCCCCGTTCCCACGCACATCTGCATTCCATAGGCCGTCATAGGCACACAAATATAATCCAGATAGGAGCCGATACGATCCCGGTTGAAGTTTACACCAAACACCAGAGACGCCATCACAATATCGATTAAAACGTTTGGAACCTTTGCATAAGTTTCCGGCACCGGAACCACATTCAGAATCTGCGGCCCCAGTATCAGGATCACCAGCCCTCCAATCAGCGATGACGGCAAAAATAATTTTTGCAGCGGTTTGACATACTCCCTGATGAAAAATCCCAGTAACATGAACACCGCCAGCAGAAGCATGTCGTTACAAAATGTCCGAACAGTCATTGTATTTCTCTCCTTTTCTCTTTGCTTAACTGGATCGTATCACGTTCTATAAACAATGTCTAACAGCATAATTTTAAGTTTTTCCCAATAATTATGTTGTGGTTAATATCCTGTTTTGTCTATACTCTTTGATTCCAAACGTCTAAAGCCCCGCTGCCTGATGACAGCGGGGCTGATACAAATACTGTCCCTGTCCGATACGTAAAACAAGATTTCTCTTTCCTATATCGCTTTAGATATCTGTCTCTCTACTCTATAAATTTACGCCGGAGCTCTGTATACCGTTTCCCCTTCCAGAACCGTCAGGAACGGACAGAGCATTTCCGAACCGGTTACCGTGTCTCCCTGGACATCGGTAAACATGAATTCACCTTTTCTTCTCTCAAATACAGACAGGTTCGCCCTTGCGCCTTCCTTAAGGCAGCCGGTTTCCCCCTTCATTCCCATCCGTTCTGCCGGAAATGATGCGCAGCAGGCCGTCACCTGAGGCAGGGTCATCCCAAGCGCCATAAAACGCGACATCAGATAAGGGAGGGAAAAGGCCGGTTCATAGAGAAACGTATTTCTGGTAAAATCCCCTGAAATCAAATCCGGGAGGAGTCCCAGTTCCAATGCCTTTCTGGCGGTTTCATGGCCAAAATGACCCTTTCCGCATGCCGATTCCAGTATGATCCCCTTTTTCCTGGCCCTGATCATTTCACCGGACACACTGCCATTTTCCAGGATTCCCTTTTGCGGTGTGAACACGTGACAGAAAATGTCCCCTGGCCGCAGAATATCGATCAGTTCAGACAGTGAGCCCTGGAAATCGGGCATATGGGCTGAAAGTGGAAGCCCGCATGCATTTGCCGTCTCCACAGCGCCGCGCAGGGCATCGAAGCTGGTTGTATTGCTCTGTTTTGCAATCTCGCTGCTGATCCGTATCTTCAGGCCAATGATTTGTTCCCGATGCGTATCGCACATTTTTAAAATCCTGCTTTTGTCAAAGTAAGCCGGGTTAATGTTCTCATTATGGCTTCCCAGACAGCTTAAACCTTCGGACGCCACGTTTAAGTACATTCTGCAGTTTCTCCGCTCCCGCTCCGTGAGGCTTTCCAGAAACGCTTCAAAATTGGATACTCCGGCGCTTCCCGCGTCCACGGCTCCGGTTACTCCGGTGGCCAGATAGGACGAGGCGTGAAGCGAGGTCAGGGTTCCTCCCGCGTAAAAATGGGCATGGAAGTCAATCAGTCCCGGCAGCACCGCCCTTCCCGATACATCTATCTCATGCAGGCCCCCCTCCCCGATGGAGGGAGCGATCTTTTCAATCCTGCCGTCCTTCACGCCAATATCTTCCGCAGCCCCGTCAAGACCATTTTCCGGATCGGTCAGCCGGCCGTTTCTCAAAATCAAATCATACATCTTACGTCTCCTCCTTACCCGATATTTTCCCGTCACACTCCTGTTTCGAAAGTTTCACTCGCTACCAGATGAACTGGGAAAGCATCACCAAAACCGCCCCGATAGCCGCCCACAGCATGACAATCTTAAAGGAGAATTTAAACCACTGGGTAAAGTCCACGTTGACTACGCCGATCACGCTCATTACCGCTCCCGACCACGGAAGGATATGAGTCAGAAATCCGTCTCCAAAATTGAATGCCAGAATAGCTGTCTGCCTGGACAGGCCGATAATATCGGCAACCGGAGTCATAATGGGCATCGTCACCACAACCTGCCCGCTGCCCGATACGATTACAAAATTTACCAGAATCTGGGCCAGATACATGCCGAGGCTCTGCAGAGACGCCGGCAGAAATTGAAGTGTTCCGGCAATATAGTACACACAGGAATCCATAATTTTGCCGTCTGTCAGTATTTTGGAAATTGCCGAAGCCATTCCAATCAGAATCAGAGGGAACACAACTCCCTTGGCACCGTTAATAAATTCTTTGATGACTGTATCGGCCTTCATTCCCGAGCAGGCCGCCACGATAAATAACACCCAGATAAATACCGCCGACTGATTGTTGACGCCCCAGCCGAGGCGGATCGAGCCGTACATCACCGCGATATAACCGCCGATGACGGTAAGAAGTATCAGAACATGCCTGAAATTCAGCGATGCCCTGCCGCTCAAATCAATTGTTTCCGCATTCTCCCGCAGTTCCAGTTCATATGTATAGCTGACCGTCCGATCACGTTTTACCTGCTCCGCATAGCGCATAATGTAGATGCAGGTCGGAACCAGCAGCACCGCCATACAGAAAAGCCGGTAGCCCACTCCGGAGTATAACGGAAGTTCCGCTATCACATCG is part of the [Clostridium] symbiosum genome and encodes:
- a CDS encoding 2-hydroxyacid dehydrogenase, producing the protein MEQENDMIKVVLAGNYPTNTYEAVRKALPEERFEVVRVDTEEAYKTMTDAEIMILRVFKAPREVIERNKNLKMIMRWGAGYDSVDTGAATEHGVLVTNTPGANAAAVAELSVLMMLAVGRKLLCHTESLGRGSWSKNTFINDSVSLNHKLVGIVGGGNIGRQVAKRVQSFGAEVQYFDTFRLSPEMEEEYRMKCVSFDTLLKTSDIISLHIPLTDSNHHMIGGEEIARMKDGAILINAARGGLVDDHALAAAVACGKLKGAGLDCVEQEPLPQGHELLENPNIVVTPHVGGGTADIGETIIPMLVKDIVDFADGKEPEHVVHTVPCGR
- a CDS encoding 4-hydroxy-2-oxovalerate aldolase, encoding MKIKLMDCTLRDGANVVGKGFSAEITDMVLDGLTACHVPIIEFGNTGGIGAYEVAGFTDALTDQEYLDIAEKYKGRSSELGMFLNANRYREKNVVLAAEKGLSFLRVGADAGDADISLQAIKDIKKNNLKAFYSSMKAYLLNPTELAEEGKKLEAAGLDEITIMDSAGTMLPDEVAVYTEKLADAVSIPVAFHGHNNLGLSAANAMAAYQNGAAILDCGLMGMARSAGNLATEICTAMMQRCGQMEEIDLYGMLDFIEKRLQPAMEPYNYHNPVTPLDLTLGFSGCHSSFIKLFRKVAEEKQVNLYQLIVKVSAIDKKKPSEALIAEIADTLKQDMR
- a CDS encoding sodium/glutamate symporter, which encodes MTVRTFCNDMLLLAVFMLLGFFIREYVKPLQKLFLPSSLIGGLVILILGPQILNVVPVPETYAKVPNVLIDIVMASLVFGVNFNRDRIGSYLDYICVPMTAYGMQMCVGTGLGYLLSKIWPGLPKGWGIMGVFSFHGGHGTASAAAATLLFAS
- a CDS encoding amidohydrolase family protein, with translation MYDLILRNGRLTDPENGLDGAAEDIGVKDGRIEKIAPSIGEGGLHEIDVSGRAVLPGLIDFHAHFYAGGTLTSLHASSYLATGVTGAVDAGSAGVSNFEAFLESLTERERRNCRMYLNVASEGLSCLGSHNENINPAYFDKSRILKMCDTHREQIIGLKIRISSEIAKQSNTTSFDALRGAVETANACGLPLSAHMPDFQGSLSELIDILRPGDIFCHVFTPQKGILENGSVSGEMIRARKKGIILESACGKGHFGHETARKALELGLLPDLISGDFTRNTFLYEPAFSLPYLMSRFMALGMTLPQVTACCASFPAERMGMKGETGCLKEGARANLSVFERRKGEFMFTDVQGDTVTGSEMLCPFLTVLEGETVYRAPA
- a CDS encoding Na+/H+ antiporter NhaC family protein: MKQKKQKKLFKMPNIFIIILALCVIAVVMTWIIPAGEYSRIQNAAGNTVVIPKEFSFIAQHPVNLFMIPSYLVKGMNSMAATIFFVMIISGVFQVVIATETFDGLTMTVARKLQGKEKLIIPILTILFSLLCTTQGINTLIGFTPIAVLLMRGVGFDAMTGVATVILGGGIGFSCGALNPQTTGIADVIAELPLYSGVGYRLFCMAVLLVPTCIYIMRYAEQVKRDRTVSYTYELELRENAETIDLSGRASLNFRHVLILLTVIGGYIAVMYGSIRLGWGVNNQSAVFIWVLFIVAACSGMKADTVIKEFINGAKGVVFPLILIGMASAISKILTDGKIMDSCVYYIAGTLQFLPASLQSLGMYLAQILVNFVIVSGSGQVVVTMPIMTPVADIIGLSRQTAILAFNFGDGFLTHILPWSGAVMSVIGVVNVDFTQWFKFSFKIVMLWAAIGAVLVMLSQFIW